The genomic window ATGGAATATGGGCATCACCCACTTCCTGTTTTTGTTGAGGAAATGAAGGCACCGAAGGAATTCCCAATTCGTTGCATCTCCCCCCACTGGAAATTTGGGATTCATAGCCAATTCCAAAATATCGATTGGCTCATGAACATTCAAAATGAGCCATTTATTGAAATTCATCCAGACCTCGCAAGGAAGAAAGGTATTCAAGAGGGCGATTATGTGAAAATGTACAACGATATCGGTGCTATGACCCTTCCTGCAAAAGTAACGAAAACTGTGCCAGTCCATACTGTTGTCATCTATGAAGCTTGGTTTAAAGGAGTGGACTATAACCAAAACTTTACGGTAAAAGCGATTCCTTCCGATATGGGTGATTTCCAAAAAGGGCAGCGCGGCATTGCTTTTCACGATAATTTTGTCAACATTCAAAAGGTATTAGGGAGAGGATAATCATGGCGAAAAAAATGGGATTTGTCGTAAACATTGACCGATGTATCGGCTGCCACGCATGTGAAGTTACTTGTAAGAGCTTTTATCAATTAGAGCCAGAGGTAAGCCGTCGTCGTGTCAGACAATTACCAGAAACAATAGCAGGTGTACCTACACGTGCTTATTTATCAATGGCCTGCAATCATTGTGATATGCCGGCCTGTCGAGATGCTTGTCCTGTCGGCGCGTATACGAAGCGTGAGGACGGCATCGTCATTCATAATCAAGACCTTTGCATCGGCTGCCAAATGTGTGGAAAAGCCTGTCCGTACAGTGTTCCACAATACGATCCTGTAAAGAAAAAAATGAATAAATGCAGCATGTGTTTCGAACGGCTCGATGCGGGTGAGCTGCCAATTTGCGTCCAAAACTGTCCGTTGGAAGCCATCCAAATTGTTGATTTAAACGAGCCGCAGTATCAAAATTTAGCTAAAACAGTACCTGGATTTCCAGACCCGAGCATCACCCAGCCAAACATTCGATTTATTTTACCAAAGGCTGGTAAACAAGTTAGGAGTGAGGCCAATGCATGATTTACCATTAGCAATCTTCACCGTTCTTTCGCAAATGGCCATTGGAGCCTTCATTACGATGTGGCTGTTAGAACTAAGAAATAAAGACATCTCTTATAAAACTGGAGTACTTATTTCTGTATCAATAACCATCATTGGAAGCATTTCTGTCTTATTTTCATTATTTCACTTAGGACACCCCTTCGCCGCCTACCGAGCCATATTAAATATTGGCCGGAGCTGGCTCAGCAGAGAAGTTACTCTTTACGGTGGTTTCATTTTTTTAAGTGGCTTGTATACGTATTTTTGGTGGAAAGGAGATTCGTCCAAACGCTTCTTATGCGGGGTATTTGGAACAATTGTGGGACTGGCAACCATCTTTTCCTCAGCCATGATTTATGTGATTCCAGCCATTCCAGCTTGGGATAGTCTCTCAACGATTGTGGCCTTTTTTGTCACTGGCCTCATTTTGGGCCCTTTATTCACGGGAATGCTTTTACAATGGAAAAAGGAATTATCCTTTAATATATCTTTCGTCACCCTTATCGGTTTAGCCATCTCTGCCTTAACGGTGGCAATGTACACCTCATCCTTATTTGGCGGATTACCTGAAGCCGTTGCAACAGGGGAGCTAATGCTCGACAGTTCCTTATTCTGGGGACGAATTATGGCATTCATTATAGCTCTTTTTATCTTTTTGCTCGCACATATCAGACGGAGAGCATCTCATAAAATACTGTATACAACAGGATTTGTGTTACTCTTAGCCAGCGAATTTTTAGGCAGAGTCCTATTTTACACATCCGCTATTCATTTATAAAGCTTTACTAGTTGATGCTCTGTTCCCCTCCCTGCTTTGTGGGATCAAAGGCGTGTGGCATCGGCTTTAAACCACTATAAAAAGGGAGGGGTTATTTTATGTTTGGCTTAGTAAAACTGGCAAATATAATTGAAAAGCATGCAAGCATACTAGATGTTCAGCCAAATATTTGTACAAGGGTCATTTCTCCGCTCAGCGGGTGTACTCGCTGTATAGATCAATGCCCAGCAAACAGTATTCACATCACCAATAAGGAGATTGAGATATCTGATTGCATAGAGTGCGGGATATGTACGACTGTTTGTCCGACTGGAGCCTTAACATGGAATAAGCCCTCCCTCCAGCAATTGTATGAACAAATACAACATGCAGCAAAAAAGCAACAAGCCACTTACATCCATTGCAGTAAGGTGCTTTTTCCACGAAAAACAGCAAATCATATGGAAGTCCCATGCTTAGGGGCCATCCCTTGGGAACTATGGCTTTCAATATTAAGGCATAATGAGAAGCTTCAAGTGTTTGTACATGAGGACGACTGCAAGAATTGCGATTTTGCGACAGGCTGTCATGTGTGGCAAGAAGGAGTAGCCTTAGCTGAAAATGCAGTGAATAAAAAGCTCCAAATAGTGGACGAGCTGACGACTGTGAAGCAAGCTGCCCCCTATGACATCGATCGCCGGCAATTTTTTTATAGTGTCTTCCAAGGCATTAAAGCAACAAATCGGACGGCAGTGAAGGAGTGGTTGCAAGTCGGCCGCTCTCAAGGTCCTCTTGATAAGCACAGCCGCGAACAAGATGAACCTTCCCTTCTGTATCAAATTGAAGAAGCGAAAGAAATATTCGTAGAAAAAATGGTAGGAGACACGTTCCAAGCTCCTTTGAAAAAGCGGCAAATTCTTTTGCAAGAACTTCAGCAAAACCGCAGTTTACGTGAGCGATTGATGATCAACATCCCCGTCATTAACGAAGAATGTAATGTATGTGGCGCTTGTTCCATCCTATGTCCAACAAATGCGCTCATTCAAGAAGAGAACAAGTTGAAAGTCAAACCCCTCCAATGCGTAGACTGTAAGCTATGTGAGGAAATATGCTGGGAGAAACATATTAAGATTATGAATCTTCCTTTGACTAAAAATGATGAGCTTCTTGTCCACCATTCTTGATTTGGGATTAGACGTAGACGATTACTAATCGTGAAATAAAACTACCACATGCCAAGAGCTGTGGTAGTTTTATTTATTATTTATTTTCATGATACAAATTAATATCATAATTCGCCTTCATCATTTCATAAACGACATGTCTGTTTTTCCACTCATCTTCTTTTTTCCAAAGATCTTTGCTTTTATCAATAATTTCGCATCTGAGTGCATGGTACTCTTTCTCAGCCTTCTCTCGTTTCTCCCTTAATAAATTCATTAAGCCATATAATCCAACTGTGAGTATAAGGAAATATAGATTAGCTTTTTCGTTTACAAAAACCGAAAACATAGCCGAAAATGAATAGGAGAAGGGCTCCATTACCGTCTTATAAATATAAAAAAGATAAATGAACGACAAAAACATTGTTGCCCACATCGTGATTAAATGCCTTTGCTTAAATGTGTCGAATTTCTTTTTTCTTTCAACTACTTTTTGCAGCATCTGCCTTGTAGCCTGGTCTGTTCGATCATCAAGCATTTTTATAGATGATTCCATAATCCCCCTCCATTCACCAATGCAAACCATATGATAGGCAAATCCTGGACAACACTCTTTTCTACTTAATGTATGAGCTTGTACAGCATTATATGATAGGGGGAAAGGGAAACAATTATTTAGGTATTTTCAAAACTTGTCCAGCCTGTATCTCATCATTTTTTAAATTGTTTGCTTTTTTAATAATATCGATGCCTGCTTTTGATTGATAATAATTCATTGCGATTCGGAAAATGGTTTCATTAGGTTTAACAGTATGATAAATCAATTCCTTTTGTTCCGATTGCTGTTCATCTTTCACTTGTTCGTTTTCAACGGTTTCTGAAGGCTTTGCGGAACCTTTATCTTCAGAATCACTGATGACTGGAGTTTCAGAAGCTGGTATTGCCGATTCCCTATCCTCACTTTTGCCTTGGTCATTGGTGTTTACCGGATCCTCTTCTCTTTCCTCAATGATCGTTCCTTTTGCATCTTTATCTTCTAGCTCTTCAAATCCTATTGTTTCGTAACCAGTTTGTGTACTGGCTTTTTCAGCACCGCCGTTTTCATTCTTTTGCAAATAGTTATACATAGTAAAAATAGTAATTGGCAGTAAGATAAACAGTAATGCCAGAAGGCGAATAACTGGGTATTTGACCTTCCATTTATTTTTCTTTCTCTTTTCCCGGTGAAGCCTGCTTCTCGGCGGCAAGGTTTCCTTTTCCAGAACAGGGTCTTCATTATCCCAATTCCTATCAACCTTTTTCCGTAGCCGTTCAGCCTGATCCCTATAAGGGCCTTCTTTGTTCATGAAACATCCCTTCCTATGTTCCCACTTTTGGAACCTGTATTATGTCGGTATTTTATAATTAGTCCAAGCAAAAAATCAATAATAAAATGCATTAAAATGGTCACGAATAAATTGTTTGTTATTAAAAAGATATAGCCGATAAAAAAGCTTAAAACAACAACATTTAAGAACAAAAACCAATTAAATAAATAGCGGTAATGGACAATTGCAAAAATCAGACTGGAAAAAACAAGTCCAACATGTGTCTGAATTACCCCTCTGAATAATAATTCCTCGCAAAAAGCAACGGTTGCAGCGATTATAGCAATATGAAAAACACTTCGATTGCGAAAAACCCTTTCATTTAAGCCTCCATCATCGTAATATGAGGGCGGCAGGATTTTCATAAGAATTAAATCTAAAAGAACGACTGCCAATCCAGCTGTTCCCCCGATGAGTAAAATATTCATATCGCCTATCTTAAAAAGATTAAATATATCAGAAAGGCGATTAAATAATATCATACTTAAAATAACAGAAATTGATAATAGGATAAATTGCGTTAAATATAGATGAAAAAGCAGTTCTCGATCTGAGAGCTCTTTAATAATCCCTGTATATTTTTCTTTCATTTCATCCGCCTGCTTAAAAGTATTTCTCCCAAATGATCTTCCCAACTAAAAGAGAATTCGATTTTTGTTTTCTCTTCTTTATCGGTAGAAGAATAAAATATTGAATAATTAACACCGCACAGATCGCAGCAATCCTCTATCTCTATTGTCTTGTCTTCTCTAAAATACTTCAAGATATTTTTTCTGCGGCATTCCGATAACTGAGTCCAACGGAACATTTCATTTATTTTTTTCCTTTTGACCCCAATGCGTTCTTTAATAAATGACTTTATTCCGCTGCTTGATTGCTCTAGTTGATCTACCGTAACGCCTTCAAGCAAATCATGTGTAATTCGCCATTGAATATCTGTTAATCCAGAAATTCTTCTAATTTCTTCCTCAAATGCTGGCAATTTCGTTAAAGCATGCTGATTATCTCCTAGCCATTTAAAAAGCCAGTCAATCTGTTCTACTGTTGGCAGTTCTCCTTCAGCAAGCTGATACGGCAGCTGTTCATCCCCTGGCGAATACAGCAAAATAGCAAGGCTCTTCCTTCCGTCCCTTCCCGCTCGACCGATTTCCTGCAAATAGGATTCAATCTGAAGCGGCATATGGAAATGAATAATATAACGGATATTATCTTTATTAATTCCCATCCCAAACGCACTTGTCGCACAAATCACATCCAATTGACCTTGAATAAATTGCTGCTGAATTAATATTCTCGCCTCTTGTTCCATACCGCCATGGTATGCCGCAACATTAGAGACTCCGCTTTCCTTTAAGAATTCAGCTATTTGTTCAGACATTTTCTTGCTCGAAAAATAGACAATTCCTGAACCATTTAAAGTTTGGACGAGTTCAACAAGTCTTTCCTTTTTTTCTTGAAAGGAATTTATGGTTTCAACAGTAAGTGAAATATTTGGGCGGTCAACGGAATAAATAAATTCCTTCCAATTTCCCCATGACAGTGACGCAATAATATCTTCTTTAACCTCTCGTGTAGCTGTCGCAGTTAAAGCTAATGTTAGAGGGTTGCCGATTTTTTCTCTTACTTCGCCAAGCTTTAAATAATCAGGCCTGAAATCATATCCCCATTGTGAAATACAATGTGCTTCATCAATAACAAATAAAGCAATATCAAGGTCACTAAGCCTTTTTATGACATGCTCTAAGCGCAGCATCTCAGGGGAAAGGAAAATAAACTTATATTTATTTAACCGAGACAATGCACGATATTTTTCTTCTGTGGATAAAAACGAATTAAATGCAATGACCCTTTTCTCCCCATTCATCATTAATTGTTCAGCTTGATCCTGCATTAATGATAAGAGCGGAGATATAATAATCACTTGTCCACTTAATGCATATCCAGACAATTGATAACATAAAGATTTACCTGTTCCTGTTGGAAGCATGGCGATTGTATGATTCCCCTCCAGTATGGAGGAAATGACTTCCTTTTGACCTGTTCTAAATGCAGTATAGTTAAAATGATGCTGTAATAAATTTTCAAGCTTCATTTACTTCACCTGCTCTTGCTAATGTTAAGCGTATTTCAAAATAATCTGCATTTGGAACTAATTCACGAATTTGCTTTAGTTGCTTTGTGGTATTTGTTTTAACAACATCTAAAATCAATTGCTGCTTTTCATTACAAACAAAAGGAGTGATTTCAAATTTCTTATCATTCAATGCTATCTCAACAATATGATCTTCTATTGTACTTCTCTTAAGCTTTCGACTCTGAACAATTTCATTTATATCCATGCCATTCTTTAGCATTGAGAAAGTCCGTTTAGCGGTCTGAGTCAATGAAACCCGCAGCGAATCATCCGAAATAAATTTACTTAAAAGCGGAAAGGTTTCTGGTTTTAATCTGATCAATTCTAGCATAAAATGAATCAAACTTTTAAATTGGATTTGATACACGTCAAATTCCAAATTCAGCCTTTCAGCTGCCTGCAAAGGAGTAAGTCCTATAATTTTGTTCCCTGTTAGTCTCATGACGAGTATGGAAGGATCTATTTCTTTATTGCGGCCTAGACATTGGACCAACTCATTGTATAGGTTCTCACATAATTCATCTCTTTTTAAAGACGTTTGCTGTAGAAAATTCTTTACCCAATAGTGAACCTCTTTTTTTCGCTGGATAGGAAGATATTTTGTTTCTCTGCTTTTTAAATAGGACATGACCTGTACAGTAAGGGATAATCTTTCCCAAAAAAGATCGGTAACCTGATGGTACTTCAAACCATTTAGTGAAACTGGTATTGGCTGTTTCGACAAAGATTCTTCCAAAAACCTCGTACCTGTTGTTGTTAGACGATAGCCTTGCTCAGAGATTTGTCTAATGAATCCCCTATCCTTTATTCGGGCAACTATATGATCTACATTTGTTCGTTCGAGAAAAGGAAAAGAATTGAAAAGATTCGTTAATTGGAAAAAATGAGCATCTTGAATCGTTTGGGCTGATTTTTTCCCCTTCAGAAGATGTAAAATTGAATAAATGGATCGCTCTCCATCAATTTTATGTAAACAATATAAAACTATCAAATTCAAAAATGAATTCTTCATAATATCACACCATATAAGAGTTCTATTTTGGACATAATAACAATTAATCATCTCCTTTATCTTATCATGAATGTAAAATATGAGCCTCTATAATTCTGACTATTGTTAGAACCTTGTTATGATAAGCATTCTCAATACTTTTACTATTGAAATGTTTGCCATTCAGTTTTACAATAGGGGGTGAGGGATGTCTTTCCATCTTCAAAGAAGGAAATTATTTTGTTATAATCTTGGGAGGTAATTTTTCATGGCAAAATTTACAATTGTTGATAAGGAAACATGCATCGCATGTGGAGCATGCGGGGCAGCAGCACCAGATATTTATGATTACGATGACGAAGGCATTGCATTCGTTACTCTAGATGATAACCAAGGAATTGTAGAAATTCCAGATGTATTAATTGATGATATGATGGACGCTTTCGAAGGCTGCCCAACTGATTCCATTAAAGTTGCTGACGAAGCATTTGATGGCGATGCACTTAAATTCGAGTAGTAACAATTAAAGTTCAATTTTATCCACCGCTCCCTTTCCATATGAAAGGGAGCTTTTTCTTTTTTAATCAAACTGCAAAAATAGAAAAATATTTTTTGAAAACTAAATTTCCTAATAAAGCCAACAGAAAAAGCAACGGTAAGTCAGCCGTTGCTTTTTCTTTTATGCTGCATTATTATATGAACCTTGTTTGCTGATCCATGTGCTCATACGCGCAAAAATTAGCATAAATACAATAGTTATGATTAATCCTTTTACAATATTAAACGGTAAAATGCCCGTTACAATCATTGTACGCATTTCTGGAGCAGACATAGCTGGCATATTTAAGAAAAATGTATAGGCTGGCAGGATGATGAAGTAATTTAAAATACTCATCATTACAGCCATAATAGCCGTCCCAATAACTAACCCAAATGTCATGCCCTTTCTCGTTTTTAATTTGTTGTAAACATAGTAGGTAGGCAATACGAACAGGATGCCCGCAATAAAGTTAGAAATATGACCAACTGGAACTCCAGTTGCGCTTCCTGTCATAAAGTAATCTAAAATATTTTTAAATAATTCAACTAAAATGCCTGCCAGCGGACCGAAGACTAACGCAGCGATTAATGCAGGAATATCGCTAAAATCAATCATCAGAAACTGTGGAAATGGCGGCAGCGGGAAATTCAGCAGCATTAATACATATGATATACTGCTTAACATCCCAATTGAAACTAAAGCTTTTACAGAAAATCTTTTCATGTTCCTCTCTCCTTGTTAGGACTATCTCTCCTAAAGAAGAAAGGTTCAGCAGATCATGTAGCCGTCAAAAATAAAACCCTCAAGTAATATACCTGAGGGAGATTAATAAGGCTCACTAAATAAACGTTCATTATTCCAGCAATTTTTGAACGTCTGCAGAACCTCCATCTTCTCCCATCCAGACTGTACTGTCGGCTTTGGAATCGCACCAAATCCTGCCATAGCTTTAAGCTTTCACGAAGAAAAAGAATGAAATATGCCAGTTTGACCATCTTTCTCAGCTTTTTCCAATGAGTTGCTTCAGCCGTAAGGCTCGCGGGCTTAGAGAAAAAACCTCATCACCGCCGGTCGGGAATTTCACCCTGCCCCGAAGATAGACCGTATTTAATTTATTGTTACAATAAATATTATACTTGAAAACCTACGAATTGGGAAGGAATTAAATTACCCTATCCTTTTTCCGCCTTAAAGCTTGTACAAACTTCCCCCTAAAAATAACAAGCTAATAAATATCCCCATAATTCCAGCAATCATAAATCTTCTTAAATAATCCCG from Bacillus sp. DTU_2020_1000418_1_SI_GHA_SEK_038 includes these protein-coding regions:
- a CDS encoding RecQ family ATP-dependent DNA helicase, with protein sequence MKLENLLQHHFNYTAFRTGQKEVISSILEGNHTIAMLPTGTGKSLCYQLSGYALSGQVIIISPLLSLMQDQAEQLMMNGEKRVIAFNSFLSTEEKYRALSRLNKYKFIFLSPEMLRLEHVIKRLSDLDIALFVIDEAHCISQWGYDFRPDYLKLGEVREKIGNPLTLALTATATREVKEDIIASLSWGNWKEFIYSVDRPNISLTVETINSFQEKKERLVELVQTLNGSGIVYFSSKKMSEQIAEFLKESGVSNVAAYHGGMEQEARILIQQQFIQGQLDVICATSAFGMGINKDNIRYIIHFHMPLQIESYLQEIGRAGRDGRKSLAILLYSPGDEQLPYQLAEGELPTVEQIDWLFKWLGDNQHALTKLPAFEEEIRRISGLTDIQWRITHDLLEGVTVDQLEQSSSGIKSFIKERIGVKRKKINEMFRWTQLSECRRKNILKYFREDKTIEIEDCCDLCGVNYSIFYSSTDKEEKTKIEFSFSWEDHLGEILLSRRMK
- a CDS encoding indolepyruvate ferredoxin oxidoreductase subunit alpha, with translation MFGLVKLANIIEKHASILDVQPNICTRVISPLSGCTRCIDQCPANSIHITNKEIEISDCIECGICTTVCPTGALTWNKPSLQQLYEQIQHAAKKQQATYIHCSKVLFPRKTANHMEVPCLGAIPWELWLSILRHNEKLQVFVHEDDCKNCDFATGCHVWQEGVALAENAVNKKLQIVDELTTVKQAAPYDIDRRQFFYSVFQGIKATNRTAVKEWLQVGRSQGPLDKHSREQDEPSLLYQIEEAKEIFVEKMVGDTFQAPLKKRQILLQELQQNRSLRERLMINIPVINEECNVCGACSILCPTNALIQEENKLKVKPLQCVDCKLCEEICWEKHIKIMNLPLTKNDELLVHHS
- a CDS encoding ferredoxin, whose protein sequence is MAKFTIVDKETCIACGACGAAAPDIYDYDDEGIAFVTLDDNQGIVEIPDVLIDDMMDAFEGCPTDSIKVADEAFDGDALKFE
- a CDS encoding dimethyl sulfoxide reductase anchor subunit family protein; translation: MHDLPLAIFTVLSQMAIGAFITMWLLELRNKDISYKTGVLISVSITIIGSISVLFSLFHLGHPFAAYRAILNIGRSWLSREVTLYGGFIFLSGLYTYFWWKGDSSKRFLCGVFGTIVGLATIFSSAMIYVIPAIPAWDSLSTIVAFFVTGLILGPLFTGMLLQWKKELSFNISFVTLIGLAISALTVAMYTSSLFGGLPEAVATGELMLDSSLFWGRIMAFIIALFIFLLAHIRRRASHKILYTTGFVLLLASEFLGRVLFYTSAIHL
- a CDS encoding YpbF family protein, with translation MESSIKMLDDRTDQATRQMLQKVVERKKKFDTFKQRHLITMWATMFLSFIYLFYIYKTVMEPFSYSFSAMFSVFVNEKANLYFLILTVGLYGLMNLLREKREKAEKEYHALRCEIIDKSKDLWKKEDEWKNRHVVYEMMKANYDINLYHENK
- a CDS encoding helix-turn-helix domain-containing protein gives rise to the protein MKNSFLNLIVLYCLHKIDGERSIYSILHLLKGKKSAQTIQDAHFFQLTNLFNSFPFLERTNVDHIVARIKDRGFIRQISEQGYRLTTTGTRFLEESLSKQPIPVSLNGLKYHQVTDLFWERLSLTVQVMSYLKSRETKYLPIQRKKEVHYWVKNFLQQTSLKRDELCENLYNELVQCLGRNKEIDPSILVMRLTGNKIIGLTPLQAAERLNLEFDVYQIQFKSLIHFMLELIRLKPETFPLLSKFISDDSLRVSLTQTAKRTFSMLKNGMDINEIVQSRKLKRSTIEDHIVEIALNDKKFEITPFVCNEKQQLILDVVKTNTTKQLKQIRELVPNADYFEIRLTLARAGEVNEA
- a CDS encoding LysM peptidoglycan-binding domain-containing protein yields the protein MNKEGPYRDQAERLRKKVDRNWDNEDPVLEKETLPPRSRLHREKRKKNKWKVKYPVIRLLALLFILLPITIFTMYNYLQKNENGGAEKASTQTGYETIGFEELEDKDAKGTIIEEREEDPVNTNDQGKSEDRESAIPASETPVISDSEDKGSAKPSETVENEQVKDEQQSEQKELIYHTVKPNETIFRIAMNYYQSKAGIDIIKKANNLKNDEIQAGQVLKIPK
- a CDS encoding CPBP family intramembrane glutamic endopeptidase; translated protein: MKEKYTGIIKELSDRELLFHLYLTQFILLSISVILSMILFNRLSDIFNLFKIGDMNILLIGGTAGLAVVLLDLILMKILPPSYYDDGGLNERVFRNRSVFHIAIIAATVAFCEELLFRGVIQTHVGLVFSSLIFAIVHYRYLFNWFLFLNVVVLSFFIGYIFLITNNLFVTILMHFIIDFLLGLIIKYRHNTGSKSGNIGRDVS
- a CDS encoding ECF transporter S component, yielding MKRFSVKALVSIGMLSSISYVLMLLNFPLPPFPQFLMIDFSDIPALIAALVFGPLAGILVELFKNILDYFMTGSATGVPVGHISNFIAGILFVLPTYYVYNKLKTRKGMTFGLVIGTAIMAVMMSILNYFIILPAYTFFLNMPAMSAPEMRTMIVTGILPFNIVKGLIITIVFMLIFARMSTWISKQGSYNNAA
- a CDS encoding 4Fe-4S dicluster domain-containing protein, whose product is MAKKMGFVVNIDRCIGCHACEVTCKSFYQLEPEVSRRRVRQLPETIAGVPTRAYLSMACNHCDMPACRDACPVGAYTKREDGIVIHNQDLCIGCQMCGKACPYSVPQYDPVKKKMNKCSMCFERLDAGELPICVQNCPLEAIQIVDLNEPQYQNLAKTVPGFPDPSITQPNIRFILPKAGKQVRSEANA